A segment of the Solea solea chromosome 14, fSolSol10.1, whole genome shotgun sequence genome:
CATCCCTGACAGTTTCTACCGAGGCCTCTATCCTGCATATGCAAGTGGGGGAGGGGTGATTTactcaggtcagctgaccaaACGTCTGCACAAAATATCTGAAAGGGTTCACCTCTTCCCTATCGATGACACTTACGTAGGTATGTGTATGATTCGGCTGAACACCTTCCCGGCCCACCACTCTGCCTTCCTCATATTTGACTTTGCTGGAAATGAGGAGGACGAGGGCTGTTCATACCACAAAATCCTGGTGGTCCACAAACGAAGTCCCAGTGAGATGATTGAAACGTGGGCTCAgttaaagacacagacacagtgttgGGACGCTCCTCTCAGGCAGCACTGAGGCCAGAAGAGATACCAAGACACTCATGATCAGATTGTGAAAGCTTCTTAGATTGTGGAAGGGTCTGAATATGGGTGAATATGAATTTTGATATTGATTTTATACAAACTTTATACTTAACTGGTTTCAGCTTTGTGAGTACATTTAATGTATAACATATATTGTGTGACCTACATGTATGTATTGTAGAGTCTTTAGTTGtgcaaaacataaaataaaatccagtgggattatatcatcatcatatgcatgtttttttttgtttttactcatcATTTGAAATCAGGAgccattttgattttgtaatttAAGAATAAGCTCTTCAGTGTAAAATGGAAACAAGGAGCCTTTCACATTGTGGGTCTCCCTGAAGGTTACTGATGGTTTTTCTCTTCATTTGGAAAGAGAAGGTGAGGGGTATTCACCACGAGATACTGAATCCTTTCATCCTTTAACTGATCCTTTAACTTTAACAGTCAGCAGAAAGCAGTGGTGCTACAATGGCCGGCTTTTGTTCAGTGCATCAAACGTTTTGTCTGCAGTCTATTGAGAAAATGTTGTGGTGTTGCCAAGCATTTCTTTTTGACTATATTGTTTTGCTttcaacacacagagaaccaTTGTGTCTTGGGTCAGGCAAGGTACTAAGTTCATGTAGAACTGGTTCCACTGCATTATCACAGGAAGAAACTGAATTTCACGTTAAATTCTGTGGTTTACTTATATGATATAtgtgatccatccatccatcttctaccactttatcctccacatgagggtcatgggggggcgCTGGTTCCAATCTCAGCCCTGGGCAGAGacaatcatccactctcacattcaaacctacagtcaattatagtgtccaatttacccaatcccccaatctgcatgtttttggactatggaaGAACCTGgaaaatgcccccccccccccccacacacacacacacacagggcagaTCTATGtgatattaatttatttttagttaTACGTTATAACAAATAAAGCATAACAATTTGTGCGAATATCCTACCTTTTCTACACAGATCCATTTTGTACAATAGACGTCACAGTGTTTGCTTGTCCTTTACAATCCACATCCCATAATATCACTAATGTGAAACAGGTAAGAGAAAGAAATATGACTAAATGACAGTTCTAAGTTCTTATCTTTAAAGAACATACATGTACGCGCTGCTCTGTCATGTACTGATGATGTGTCCAGGCTGACCCTGACCTCCTGTCCAGTCAGCTGAGATCTCCTCAGAAAATAAAGAGAATTATTTTCACATCCAAAGGcgtttttattccaccctgtgtagtgttttatttgcatttttaggttcttttacagttaaaacatggtttttacttcttttaaatgttgactttagtttgttttccttctcattccaccatgtgttgtgttttattgttgtattatccatccatccatcatctaccgctttatcctccaccagagggtcgcgggggctgctatgccaatctcagctgacattagCGATAGGCGATAGGCGGGGGacatcctggacagttcgccagtccatcgcagggccacacaccacaacaaccattcactcacacactcacacaatccccacattgcatgtttttggactgtgggaagaagccagagaacccggagaaaacccacgcacacacggggagaacatgttaactgcatgcagaaaggctcgaacctgggtcttcttgctgcaaaggcaagagttctaaccactacaccaacaacAAAATTTGAGCCGttatccttgtatgaaaggtgctatacaaatatatattattattatcatcattattattattatttttgttgttattattggtaTTATCCAAAGACATTTCCTTAGCTGAATTCTTCTTGTAAAACACATGGAGTGAGTTTCTGTGAACGGTTTGTAATGTAACGTAAAACTGGAAATACAGGTATTGAAATTCACCACCATATACTCCTCTAAAGAAAACCTGACAGGCAAGTGAGGAGATTAGTTTCCTGTGTTTTACATTGTGCTTTTCATTTCCACCAATGAAAACCTGCCTGCTTTCAGAGGCACGTTCATCATTAAGAGACAAACAAAATAGAACTATTTCATAATTTTCTTGCACACAGTTTGAGTATCTGGTGAAAAAGAATGTGGTGGATGTTAAGTGACTGAGAGCATGGCTGTGAGCTCAGTGACAGCTCATGACTGGTCCAGTATGTTCAGAGTCATAATGTCTCAGGGAGCAGACCACATAACACTGGACATGCccttttccatccatccattcatctaataataataataataataataattattattattattattattgtttttattgtcattattattatttctattattattattatcatgataatgataataatggcttacataaatgtgtgtgtgtgtgtgtgtgtgtgtgtgtgtggcgggggAATAtcctactcaagtaaaagtaccactattttgataatattttACTTAAGTTCAAGTGAAAGTTCTGGTCTAAAAGTGTactaaagttaaaataaaaaagtagttTGTTTAAAATTTAAGTCACTTAGTTAACAagtttctttcttgtgtcgtcggaaaaaaggacaagggcatctcacacaaatctcacatgaattgttttaaagacaaacctttacaaattgctgataaaataaaatatgtaaacatataatgtatcagtcaaaatggtcaaaatggtgacaaatattttaactttctcactcactcagggagcTTAgttaacgccaattcacctgtcctcgtcattcactgccaaagtttccggtgtgtgaattaatttattttttcaaattcagGCTGACAAGGCtaactttttttactcagtaacggatgtgatttaaaatgtagtgaagtgaatgtagtaaaaatgaaaaagtacacaaaaaacctagtcaattacagtaatgtgagtaaactattataattattattttccaccTCTGGCTGATATCATGAGAtatgattattgtttttgttttttttattaatttcaaaGAGCAAGTGTGACTaagtgacataaaaaaaaaaaccatcacacaAATCGACACAGATTCATTTCACACAAAGTGCTCCTGTCACTCGAGTCCAAGCCTTATAACTGCCTCCTGCCCAGTCAGTCCTATAaaacaagtaataataataataatgataatattaatgaataataattctTTAAAATCATAATTAGTTCAGGTATTAAGGTGTTGTTGGTTCCACAGGAGGAAACTGTGTTAAATGCTATGATTTACTAAAAACAACATACGATACAACAGagtatgaatataaatatgaaagaaagaaaaaagagatgaaTTCTAAGTATCTATGCAATTGCATCTATGTGAGGGGTAGAGAGACACACATCGGGTCATACAGGAAATACAGGTACTGAAATTCTCAGAGAATGCTCGTCTAAAGAAAACCTGacaggcaagaaaaaaaaaataacaaaaagaaaatcattgttCTAAGTATTTCACTTTTGGCCAAAAATCTCCTCCTGGCTGAAGAGGAACACATTTATAGTCCAAAGGAAAAAATGACAACTATTACATACTGTAACGttgtttacacacaaatgaaGTATATGGTGTTTAGAAAAATGaccagaggaaaaaacaaagaacttACTCCATATCACATTCTTCAGCTGAACACAGCCTGAGGATGCAGAGCAGGGATTGTATGCTTCTCCCCTCGTCTCGTCTGTGTTCTTCCCCCACACTGAAATACACTGTTCCTTCAGACTGCAGCACGAGTGTCTGGCATTGTGTGCTCAAGTCACAATTactggtcttttttttattttgggaggattgttgttgttttttttttacagtataagAAGTGTTGGGACAGACTCAAAGCAGGTATGTTAAGATTATAAAGgacttttgactttttctgtCATCTGTCCATCAGATTATTCGGAATCTTTGGTGAATGGGATGGAAACAgtattactctctctctctctctctctctctctgagcctCACAGTACCAGTGTCTCTCGCAGGCAACTGATTTCCTTGCTCTCATACGTCTTGTAGTTCTGTGAGTGGCCTCAACATAAGATCGGAAATGACAGGATTAACTTGATCAGTCTTTGTGAGACGATTTAATGAGAGTCACTGTTGATGGATTGTACAGTgggttttttatgtttgtaatTGATAATAAGTGGGTTCATATGATGAGTACAAAATCCCTGCCTTTGTCCAATTGTACCAATAAGAACTGATGCCTTTGGGAAGGACGGTCAAACGAAGTATTGATTTGATTGAAGTATTTTCTTCGGTTTGCGTTTCGTAAACTGGAAAAACATTGAAGTTAAAGCGACTATAGGTAGGATCTATAAACGATAGATTGTTCCCCCATTTGTTAAATATTTTCAAAGTGGGAGCTTTGTTAGCAGAGCTTTGAGGTGGGTCAGATATCTATTTCACCCTTCTCGCTGTAGGTGACTACTACGGACATGCTGAGTCACTTAATTAACTTTATGATGAAAGATTATTAtgcactgttattattattattagtattgttattattattattgttattattgtcatttttattcttatctctGAGGTTATTGTGAAAGTATTGCTCAATATCACAAAAAACATCCTTCCCTACCAATGCTCTGATCTAATCTGGTGTCGCTGCATCAGggcacatatatataaataaaataatagaatataaaatatatcCCAAGCAACATTTCAGCATATAAGGTCTAGAAAAACTGAACTATAATAATGTTTATCATGTCTTTTCTCCTGTCTTCGTCTTCCCACTGTTTTATTCTATAACTAAGCCTTGATGACTCTGTAAGTCTGgtcttaaattaaaatacatttaatatagtTTGAAAATCTTTTCATACAGATTTAAGATTTGTCCAAACTTACATGCTGCTTCTGTGTTTGCAGTTGAATGGCTAGGTATAACTTTCAGTGGACAAAGGTGCTTGTGTGGGCGTGCACAGTTTGTGCCGTCCTGGCCCTGTTCCTCCTCGGTCTTGCTAGAATGTGGTGTCAGAGCGAAAGTGACGAAGAACCATCTTTCACCATAGACAGTGAAGAGATAAGTGGGACAGAGAGTGTGCCTGTGATTGAATTTgaactttggaaaaaaaaaaaatttgccaGATTACCCAACACGTTTTGGCAGAGCCACCTGTCTGGAGATGCCTTTTGGAACAAACACCAAGCGGTCATCGACTACCATTTTAACCCCTTACTAAGCCACCACGACGGAGACATAGACGTTGACAGCCCTTTTTATGAATCCTTACTGCCGCAAAGTTTCTCTGAAGTTTCTGAATTTGTTGGTACAATGCAGCTGCCAGAGATGCTGCAAGACTTTGTGAGCTCCATGCACAGGAGGGACTACTCAACCCTCATACAGCCAAATGGACTATGTGGAGCTGGGGCAACAGATGAGAAGGAGGCCCCTTTGCTTCTTCTGGCCATCAAGTCAACAGACCTTCACTTTGAGAACAGACAAGCCATTAGAGAGACGTGGGGCCAGGCAGGGTGGGTGTCAGGAcagaatagaaaaagaaaaggaagtggAGGATACGTCCGCAGGATCTTCCTGATGGCCAGCAATGGTCAGCCACCCTCTTCAGAGTTATTGGCAGAGAGTGAACTTTATGGAGACATTCTGCAGTGGGACTTTAAGGACACGTTTTTCAACCTCTCTTTGAAGGATGTGCTCCTCTGGAAGTGGTTCTCACGTTACTGCAGCAAGACCCGTTTTGTCTTCAAAGGAGACGATGATGTCTTTGTCAACACAGTGAAAACTATAACTTATCTCCGGGACCAACTTCAGAGGCCACAAGCAGAAAAGAGCATGAAAACCTTCATGGTTGGATATGTTATAGGAGGAACATCTCCCATAAGAGATGATTCATCCAAATACTTCATCCCTGAAAATTTCTACACAGGAGTCTTTCCTGCATATCCATGTGGGGGAGGGTTTCTTTACTCAGGCGTGTTGGCAAAACGTCTGTACCAAGTATCTAAAAGGGTTCACCTCTTCCCTATTGATGATGCGTTCGTGGGTATGTGTATGATTCGGCTGAACATCTTCCCAATCCACCACCCTGCCTTCCTCATATATGGCTTTCCTGGAAAGGATGAAGAAGCGATGTGTTCGTACCACACAATGCTGATGATCCACAAACGAAGCCCCAGTGAGATGACTGATCTTTGGGCTCGCGTaaggaagacagaggaggaatgTTGGGATGCTCCCCTGAGGAACGTGTATATTGCACAACatttgtgaaaatgattttgGTGCCAAATGTTGTTTAGTGCACAAAGTTTTCCATTAACCAGAAAGAAACATGGAGGGGATGTTGTAACCTGTGATGTCTGTATTTATCGTTTGTTCACATACACTATGTTGTTTATGTTCAGGGGGTTATGTTTGATTGTAGGCCAATTAGTGGGCTGATTAGCTTTGGAAGGGTCTGGATATGATGAATGTGAATTTTAATGTTCATTTTTCAGTGTTAAACTTCCACATAACCAGTCCAGACCACATACGCTGAAACTGATGGTTGCTAAGGGGCTAGTTCTATACTGTTTAATGTGTCAAATGATCCCAGATGACGTAAATTGCTTTTTGTagagtttattatttaattcattcttATTTAGTCACAGTCTGTCCTGCTTAGTAAATCTAAGAAacaatgtgattttatttattatccatATCCAAATGCAAACTAAACCAGATGAGCACAGTAGTAGTAGACagcaaattataaaaaataaaaaaaataataacttcttgctttgtgtgtgtgtgtgtgtgttttgtttttacttctaaaaacattaaagtctttttccaaaaatgaagAAAGGTCCTCTTTCATGAGAGGCTTTCACAATTTTGGGCTCCTTGGAGGTTTTTCTGTCCACTTGGAAAGTGAAGATGAGGGGGGttcaccactagatgccacCAAATCCTAAATATTCCATCAGGAATGTTAACTGTGATATGTAAAATATTCTCACCGATGATCTTTAGCATTTAAAATTGGTACTgaaaaattagattagattttgaaatgattataGTTCAAGTAGGTTGCCAGATTTgacaaattatataaatacaatgcTGCACTTACTGAACCAACAAGTCTGCAACAGGTGACGATTGAAAGTGTTAGTCTCAGATGTCTGCTTGAGAGAAGGAGCAGAGGTTTATCACATGACGTGTTAAATATGCATCAAAAAAGGGTAAGAGAGAGTGTGAGCTAACTCTGGCTTAAGTTAAACCAATTTTTACCTTCCTTGCTTCCTCTCCGCATTCAACCCCTCTATATTTTATCTCATCTCCACTGCACACCCACATTGTTCTCCTCTGCTGATCATTGAAAGGGGCACCGAGCCTTCTTATGCCTTCTTAGCTCCAGTATCATACATTATTTCTGACACACCagaacataaacacagtttgcACCACAACTGAAATGTATTTTGTAAATGTACTGGCTGCACCACCGTCGTTAGTGGAGACAGTGATCAATTTatcatgtttccttaatctctgataaCCTATAATGGTCATTGTAGCCACTAAGTCCTGTACTGTGGTGCTACTGGCTGCTGAATGTTTGCTGGTAGGTATTGTTTTTTACATGCACTGGAAATATATCAGCgatttattttcttccaatgtccacttattttccatttccatttaacGAAGTATCTTTCTATTTCtgataaacaaatcaaaatgaaacataaacccAAGCACATGCAGGAAactgttttattataatatatatatatattatatatataatataatatatatgtgtgtgtgtatttggcaTTTGGCACAGTGCGCACGCGGTTTACCCACTTTAATACCTTTGACGATGGCAAAGATCAAGTAAACAcgttcaaatttaaaacatgctTAAGTTTCTGTACAACTGCTCCACTGGTCGCAGGAAGAAAATGAATTGCCAAATGTCAAATGCTGCCAGTTTAACTTTTGGAAATGTATGCAAATGCACTGCCTTATGTTGATTACCTGTCCGGGCTGCCCCcaaccaaggttattatagttaacgaaataaggaaaactaaaattgaaaaaaaaacattttcgttaactgaaataaaaataaaaagtttgctGGCCAGtaaaaagtttttcaaaaaatTACTGAAACCGAACTGTATTTACTAAAATTGTAgtaaaaatgtgcttagtttttgggttcatatgaagtgtatttattttttataatataaggagttgtgtattattaccacagcaatttaccaagggtgcacctgcagcatggatctgtgccgtgtgaacactaagggttaaaatttcATCTTTAATACTTATGACCTTTCTGAATCGTGCATgtataaaaaaatttaaatatatatatacatagatatgtatatatatatatatgtatacatatatatttaaaaaatgtatgtcatttaatttaatacaatacatttaatcaattttctcTCATCTATGTTCTAAAGTTAAGTTTACTGTCAAGTTCCCTTCTTCAATAAAAGGGTTACTGTTGTGAAACATGATATCCAATCAGAATCGTCCGTCCCGGTCCGTCTCTCACACGACACGCCCCCCAGAGGTGCTGAGAGAGGTCGAGAGAGCGATGTTGTGGCTAGCTTGATAGCATCGCATTTGTCACAGAGTAATAAAAAATGGAAGTCCAACTCCAGAACTCGAATTCAAAGAAAAGGTTATGAAAGTGGAAAGACATTTCAAGTCCGAACATTAGTTGGAGACGTGCGCACAGTGAAAACTACGGGCTCCACTTTGACTTCCTCAGGCTCAACATTGAACTGACAGTCATGTACAAACTTTGAGGCAAGGAGCCCATCAGACCTGCAAGGAGCCGTCAGACCTGCTGCACTTTCTGACACTTAACGAGCTGACTGAGAGCCTGCTGCAGCTGTATCACCTCACCTTACGCTTACATCTTACTCAGTAGCGGACAGATCGCCTCAAGTCAAAGGacaaactttactacgctgccATCGCCTACTTCACAAGGAAAGAGCGACGAATGGATTTCGTTTTCATGTAAGGTAGGCCTATGTTGTAAGCCACATCAAGGGTGTCACTTTGTTTATAaccacagtgaaaacactgtaCACTATAATATCGGTGATtcactgaacatcatatgttgggtgcacatttgaacacaggatccaggcagctttccaagttccaatattttatttccaagtgaACGGTAGttggtgatgaggggtaatggtggaggattttgtatcaataatgcatccactcttactttcctctctttagcaaaagattaaactcaggaatagCCAATGtgcctttgttctcgtggattgtttggtaTGATGAAATAGGCATGAAAATACCTATTTTAGTTTTCCTTATTTCGtaaactataataaccttggttgGGGGCAGCCCGGACAGGTAATCGACATAAGGCAGTGCATTTGCATACATTTCCAAAAGTTAAACTGGCAGCATTTGACATTTGCCAATTCATTTTCTTCCTGCGACCAGTGGAGCAGTTGTACAGAAACTTAagcatgttttaaatttgaacgTGTTTACTTGATCTTTGCCATCGTCAAAGGTATTAAAGTGACGATGGGCACTGTGCCAAATGccaaatacacatatatgtatgtatatatgtgtatatgtatatatgtatatgtgtgtgtgtatatatatatatatatgtatatatatatacatatatatatatatatatatatatataacattactGTACTGTGCACCAgcgctgttgttttttctgtctgtcaaattctgtgataattggaatttggaatgaagtgatgcgtcttaaagctggtcttatatattagcagGCTGTCAGtgagtttaactcatgcaacatgtgtatgtaatgctcaagcatgccTTGAATAACTTGGCGTAATAGACGTTTTTATCAGCAGATATTTCTTGAAAtttagtaggacaaacacaggatttaccagtaagatatatatgtgtatatactgtatgtgtatgtatgtatatactgtatatatataaatacatatatatatataaataaatagatataaatatatataaatatatatatatatatatacctccAGCCCAGTCAGCCTCCTCATAGGCATCAGAGCCAATTAATAAATAGGGATTCATGGTGCCAATGCTTGTATTACTGCAAAGGTACACATTTCCTGAGAAGATTTCTTTCAATGAGataaagacaaagacattttagaCAAAATGTTTAATTCTTTATACAAAGGACATGGAGTGgatctttgtaaaaaaaaagcagtaataGTACAATCAAGACAAAGATCGGGCAATACAGGACGTAAAGGTACTGACATTCTAATTGCAATTTCTTCAAGTAAAATACCTGCAAAGCAAGTGAGAATATTTGCCAGTATCTTTATTTGAAGTATTGGTGGAAGTGTTTTCACAACTCTCACTTTAAGTACACCACAGTCTAAACAGAGCTAGATGTTTTTCAGCATGTAATATTACTGTAAATgcattctgggttttttttcccagtggtT
Coding sequences within it:
- the LOC131472711 gene encoding N-acetyllactosaminide beta-1,3-N-acetylglucosaminyltransferase 2-like codes for the protein MARYNFQWTKVLVWACTVCAVLALFLLGLARMWCQSESDEEPSFTIDSEEISGTESVPVIEFELWKKKKFARLPNTFWQSHLSGDAFWNKHQAVIDYHFNPLLSHHDGDIDVDSPFYESLLPQSFSEVSEFVGTMQLPEMLQDFVSSMHRRDYSTLIQPNGLCGAGATDEKEAPLLLLAIKSTDLHFENRQAIRETWGQAGWVSGQNRKRKGSGGYVRRIFLMASNGQPPSSELLAESELYGDILQWDFKDTFFNLSLKDVLLWKWFSRYCSKTRFVFKGDDDVFVNTVKTITYLRDQLQRPQAEKSMKTFMVGYVIGGTSPIRDDSSKYFIPENFYTGVFPAYPCGGGFLYSGVLAKRLYQVSKRVHLFPIDDAFVGMCMIRLNIFPIHHPAFLIYGFPGKDEEAMCSYHTMLMIHKRSPSEMTDLWARVRKTEEECWDAPLRNVYIAQHL